One Nostoc sp. UHCC 0302 DNA window includes the following coding sequences:
- a CDS encoding ATP-grasp domain-containing protein translates to MFVQVGATRDGLDPYLDASLRRGMKAVLIETPDYLQWRKNLGRRTFDIELPINQPNDPNQILNILGDLSKNVKLILPGFERYVESVYAVAERWKVPPWQEMIYPHFVPPNKWEQRRLLSQKASLILQPAYMILSLQDVNASSLVNLKYPLVIKPVNGGGGLGVFLVENFLQLEKSLAELKKLTNYDGNVFDEIIVEEYISGVEYSVQGISQEGMVVIITVCEKFILKEHILGINNISGFREVGHIATCGSWSSSRIQQFAQSCIDAVGYYKGPFHIDLIQNDQGLYFIEMGFRLSGGGLVNLIEKVTGINWGESSFAVHLENRFILPFSSNGNKFMGQIIALSPEEMVIAKHLYSIGLPITIEEFPALKPLSQPLKFIPKSLAADVMRHAGSLGRITVSAQSLIEVKNLLQKCISVRLKRQN, encoded by the coding sequence ATGTTTGTCCAAGTCGGAGCAACTCGCGATGGATTAGATCCCTATTTAGATGCATCTTTACGTCGGGGTATGAAAGCAGTTCTCATTGAAACACCAGACTATCTCCAATGGCGTAAAAATTTAGGACGGCGGACTTTTGATATTGAATTACCTATTAACCAGCCTAATGATCCTAACCAAATTCTCAATATATTAGGTGACTTAAGCAAGAATGTAAAGTTAATCCTGCCTGGGTTTGAACGTTATGTTGAAAGTGTGTATGCTGTAGCTGAAAGATGGAAAGTTCCACCGTGGCAAGAGATGATATATCCTCATTTTGTTCCTCCTAATAAGTGGGAACAAAGAAGACTTTTATCTCAAAAAGCTTCTCTAATTTTACAGCCAGCTTACATGATACTTTCATTGCAAGATGTTAATGCAAGTTCCTTAGTAAATCTCAAATATCCTCTTGTCATTAAGCCTGTTAATGGGGGTGGTGGGCTTGGAGTTTTTTTAGTAGAAAATTTTTTGCAGTTAGAGAAATCTTTAGCTGAATTGAAAAAACTAACAAATTATGACGGTAATGTTTTCGATGAAATTATTGTTGAAGAATACATTTCGGGAGTAGAATATTCTGTTCAAGGCATTTCTCAGGAAGGTATGGTAGTAATTATAACAGTATGCGAAAAGTTTATTTTGAAAGAACATATTCTCGGAATTAATAATATCTCTGGATTTCGAGAAGTTGGCCATATAGCAACCTGTGGAAGTTGGAGCAGTTCAAGAATTCAGCAGTTTGCTCAGTCATGTATTGATGCTGTTGGATATTATAAAGGCCCATTTCATATTGACCTTATACAAAACGACCAAGGACTTTACTTTATAGAAATGGGCTTCCGACTTTCGGGTGGTGGGCTAGTCAATCTTATTGAAAAAGTTACAGGAATTAATTGGGGTGAGTCTTCCTTTGCTGTCCATTTAGAAAACCGCTTTATTCTACCATTTTCTTCTAATGGAAACAAATTTATGGGTCAAATTATAGCCCTATCTCCTGAAGAAATGGTAATAGCTAAACATTTATATAGTATAGGATTACCGATTACTATTGAAGAATTCCCGGCTTTAAAACCCTTATCTCAACCACTTAAATTTATTCCTAAAAGTTTAGCTGCTGATGTTATGCGCCATGCCGGTTCTTTAGGACGAATTACAGTTTCGGCTCAGAGTTTAATAGAGGTAAAAAATTTACTTCAAAAGTGTATTTCCGTGCGTTTAAAACGTCAAAATTAA
- a CDS encoding class II glutamine amidotransferase yields MILALGSFSTQSVLNAALSMSEGITASHDGPICRHPNGWGALWRNSLSPHGLSVHRDTRSIKESLRQSLLHEIETDFLTVHVRHATLTHNQGIGCTHPITRQGMPVPWYLFHNGFLPTVYQKLGLERSTFDSGEYFDYIIPPTQDKFSDHLEIIKKLENLAPGGSSANAIVVNPKRAYVIHWTPKNTRFPSYFTMYKVQTKSAFFIASEIISEIAPYECWHPLTQGEIIELPLTHR; encoded by the coding sequence ATGATTCTTGCTCTAGGTAGCTTTTCAACACAATCTGTACTCAACGCAGCCCTTTCCATGAGTGAAGGTATAACAGCATCTCATGATGGCCCTATTTGCCGTCATCCAAATGGATGGGGTGCTTTATGGAGAAACAGTTTGTCTCCTCACGGATTATCTGTTCATCGAGATACACGTTCTATTAAAGAAAGCCTTAGACAATCTTTACTTCACGAAATTGAAACTGACTTTCTTACAGTTCATGTAAGACATGCAACCCTTACACACAATCAAGGCATAGGATGCACTCATCCTATTACACGACAAGGAATGCCTGTCCCTTGGTATCTTTTCCATAACGGTTTTCTCCCTACTGTTTACCAAAAGCTGGGACTTGAACGCTCAACCTTTGATTCTGGAGAGTATTTTGATTATATTATCCCGCCAACACAGGATAAATTTTCTGATCACCTTGAAATCATAAAAAAGTTAGAAAATCTTGCACCTGGAGGAAGCTCTGCTAACGCTATAGTAGTAAATCCAAAAAGAGCATATGTAATTCATTGGACTCCTAAAAATACTCGCTTTCCTTCATATTTCACAATGTATAAAGTGCAAACAAAGTCTGCATTTTTCATTGCCTCTGAAATTATTTCTGAAATTGCTCCTTATGAATGCTGGCATCCCCTAACTCAAGGGGAAATTATAGAGCTTCCACTGACACATAGATAA